Part of the Fundidesulfovibrio terrae genome is shown below.
GCTCGTGCACGCTCACCAGGGCCAGCTTCTCCACCCTGGGGTAGTGCTTGGCGTCGGGGTGGGAATAGATGGTGGTCAGGGTGCGGTCGGATTGGCCCAGCACGCGCACCATGAACTCCTCGCCGGAGCGGAAAAGGCGCCTGGCGAACATGGCCGACGAGGTGCGCCGCTCGCTGACGATGGGGAAGCCGTAGAGCTCCATGAGGAACTGGTACACGAACAGGCGGTTCACCTCGTACTTCTCGTCGTCGCCGGAGCTGAACTTGCCGATGCGCAGGCCGAACTGCTTGAGCTCCGTGTCGAGGTACGAGGGGAAGGAGGCGTACACCCCGGCCAGGTGGAACTTCCCGCGCGAGTTGTGGGCCAGCACGTGGGCGCGCTCCATGTGCAGGAGCGTGGGCAGAAGGTCCGGGTAGTTGTCCAGGGAGGTGATGTCCGAGGAGGAAAAACGCTGGCGGAACCGGTCCTGGCTCTGCTTGGGGATGCGCAGGGTCAGCGAGTTCAGGTTGTTCTGCCGGATGCGCTCGGTGAGGGCCGGGCTGGCCTTGCGCTGCTGGAGGGAGACGTCCTTGGGGGAGTGCAGGATGTCGTACTGGAAGATTTCCTGGAAGTAGGAGAGCTGCCTGGGCAGCACCACCATGGAAAAGCCCGGCAGCTCCTTGTATTCGAAGAGGTCCACCTCGAAGGAGGGCAGCAGTTCGCGGTTTTCCACCAGGGGATAGGACGGTGTCTCGAAATAGGGGCCAAGCAGGGCGTGCTTGGCGTGGACCAGGTCCAGGTACTCTTTGAGAGCCATGAGCCCGCCGTCCTTGAGCGCCCGGACGCGCCCGGCCAGGCCGTTGGGCCCGGCTTTGGAGAAGGCGTGTTCCCAGGTGAAGGACATGTGGCTGGCTCCGGATGAGACGTGCGTATTGTTCCCGGGCGGCGGCATCCGGTCCGGGCGTCCTGGCCGCTTTCCAAACAGGACGGTTTGGGCTACCAGAGTGACCGGGCGGATTGCCGGGCGGCGTCTGACGCACCTGGATTCCCGCCCCCAAAGTCCACAACCAAAAGATTATTTCCCCTGTTCTGTCAAGGTAGGAATCCCCTCGGAACAGGGGCTCCATGGAGTCCACGAGCATGAGCGACGTCTGCGCCAACCAGGCATCCGGCAACCCGGACTGCAATTGCACCTATCCCGGATGTCCGCGCCACGGGAACTGCTGCCAGTGCGTGAGGCACCACCGGGCCAAGGATCAGCTCCCCGCCTGCTACTTCTCCACCGAACAGGAAAAGAGCTACGACCGGTCCATCGCGTTCTTCATGTCTTGCCGCCAAGGATGACATGACCCGCTCGGACGTCTTCTCGCGGGTGTTGCAGCTGGTCTGCAACGTCTTCGACAGCTATTCCGCCGTGCTGTTCCTGCCCGCGCCCGGTGGCGACGGTTGTCGTCTGGCGGCCTCGTTCAGCCTGGGCGACGGTGTGCGCCAGGGCATGGCCCTGGCCCCCGGGCAGGGGCTTGCCGGCTGGATCGTGCGCGAGAAAAAACCTCTGCTCGTGAGCAATTTCGACCAGAAACGCGGCGTGCTCGGCTACTATTCCGGCAACGCCGAGAGCGAGATACGCGCCTTCCTCGGGGTGCCGCTGG
Proteins encoded:
- a CDS encoding DUF6485 family protein, translated to MSDVCANQASGNPDCNCTYPGCPRHGNCCQCVRHHRAKDQLPACYFSTEQEKSYDRSIAFFMSCRQG